A stretch of DNA from Macadamia integrifolia cultivar HAES 741 unplaced genomic scaffold, SCU_Mint_v3 scaffold3543, whole genome shotgun sequence:
GAGTAAAACTTCACCATGCTTTGAATAACATATAGGGCAGATGTAGTCAAAAGACCCCATCACTGATGGGTCAATCATGAGAATTGTTTCACCCAAGAGTCCTTCACTCTGTAATCCTTCATCACGCACAACTCAACACAAACCCTAAAAAAGTTACAGAGCAAACAGAGTTGTCCTCCAAGAACCCCATGGTCATATGAAATATATCTTCAGAAAAGTCAGGTAATGGCACCTCTCGATACTTCTCATCTTTAAGGTCAAAGGAAACAATAGAATTGGAGGTAGTATGAACTACCAACTCACTATTTCCAATCCAATGAAGAACAGAATTTGCAAGAACCCCAAATCGGTGTTGGATGCGGTGGAAGTACGTGACACCTATACGTATCCATGAGTTGGTGCTAAGTGAATAGACCCTCACCTCCGAAGACCAATCATCCTCAGAGTAATTTTTATTATGATAAGACTGTGGATACCTCTGCAAAATCCTTACCAGCTTGTAATCGTTGGTGATGGGTTCGTAACCGAATCCATAAGCTAATTGAGCAGTAGTGGAAGATCCGATCAAAGGTAAAAAGGGCAGCTTTTGATGCCATCTCGTTGAAGGATTCCAGAGGTATATGTTCTCTTCGTGTTCTGTATTTATACACAGTAAGCCATTGCAAGAACCCGGTACTTCGGTTCCATAATCTGGAGATTTGAGTGGATGATCGAGTTCTACTGCGGCAGCTTCTTGTTCACATACATTGAAGTCGAAAGAGGAGAGATGGGAGCCTTAGAAAATGAGGCTCAGGTTGGTATTGCTTGCAAGGGATTGACTGCTTCTTGTTCACATACATTGAAGTCGAAAGAGGAGAGATGGGAGCCTTAGAAAATGAGGCTCAGGTTGGTATTGCTTGCAAGGGATTGGCTGAGGTGCATTTTGATGAAAGGAGGATCAGTTATGAGAGCACACCGTGGTTTGCTTACGCACCTGAACCTTAAAAGAGACTTGACCGGAAGCCTTGAAAGTATGTCCATGATGAGGACCTCAGGGAGGTTCTTGTTTGGCATTGCCTCCTCTTCTTGCCTTATCTTCTCACTGTTCTTCACCATttctaagggaaaaaaaatgtaatgtgAAGATGGTGATCAATTCCTAGTAGAAACTAGAGTTCTTATTCCCCAACCACTtctttcattttcatcttcCGACTTAGAGGATTTCCATTCTCCACTACAAAATATAATTTCTGGATGGATCTTATTGGGTAGGCCTTACTTTAATCCGATTAGTTGGACCCAATGTATAGAGGCTTGGATTATAAAAAATTGCTCCTCACAAgttttatttatatatgaaTATTCTAATAAAGAGCAGCTGACCCTCTCCCATTCAACCCCCTGCATGATTCAGTGCATGAGattgtgggatcagtatgggtccatgggactagtcaggtcaaaggcttggatacccgtcgttagcaaaaaaaaaaaaaaaagtacgaTGAACcctctttttattatttgtttatttatgttaCTCTTCAAAGAGATCTTTATCACGTCTATAAAAAGAAATCATTTGTTTAATTCTGGATGTGTTGacattcccttttttatttagcTATTAACATGCCaaggggtgaagaggaattTAGAGATAAAACTATTTTTGACTAATTCCTCTCCCCTCAATTTATTTGGGTTACAAAGGAGGAAAACAtcgataaaataaaaaaggcatTCAACTAAGagcctgtttgattttgtttctcctgtttTCGTGTctaaaaacaacagaaacggtttttgccatttttgtgctaagaaattatttttagatatgcaaaaaggtgtttgatttttttgtttcctgaaACATTTTCAACAGTGTAGATGAGTTCATGACATAAGTGAATGAATGACATTATAGGAATGCAACTCACAAGTGAAGGCATAACGTTGGAGTTGTAGGTATGCTTTATGGAGATGAGCTttagaatgatgaaggcaatccAAAACTGTGAGCTTCGTACAACCAAATTGGAATCGCCACATTTAGATaacgagaagtttcaacaatgggttgggggttTGGGTAGCTTGAGTGAAGTAttgggtttttcacaatttttgtcactccaacttgtttttagaaacagaaaaacaagtctaacttgtttctccatttctgtttccagacacaaaaataggcataaatttctatttttgttttcaaaaacaagtgaaacgaaacagaaaaatcaaacggtttttggggtgtttATCCGTTTCTGAAcgtagaaaaatgaaaaaatcgtttctagaaacaaaatcaaatggaccctaagtTAGATTCCTCTAAATGAGCATTATATCAGATTCAGTCCTCTTTTTGAAGGGAGCATAGAGTTCTTTCTTTCGGATTTATCAATCTAAGCAAGGGGTTTTCGAAAATTTTTAGCTTAGATCCCATTTTTGTTACAGAGGGAGGGAGAACCTTAGAGGGATAGGGAGTTATAGAAAGTTGTAGGGGGccgggagggagggagagagaggattgAGCAAATGTGTTGAGGATTCATTCAAGATGTTAGCAAGGAACATTTTACGGTTGTATTTCTTGTAAAAATTATCGAGACCTTTACCGGAAAATTTGAAGTATTTGGTAAAATTTTAccgaatgaaaattttataattttaaaaacaaacaccagaaaatatgattttacCATAACATTTATTTTTTCAGCTATTTTACATCGAAACAAATGGAGCCATAAATTGTTGCAACGATTGTGTAGTATTGATGTCTCTTGAGATAAACATATGAAATTCTTTAAGATTTTTCAAGGCTTTTattgttaaaataaaaaagaaaagcaaatgaTAGTGGCTGAGCTTCTACTGATCAGAATAGTGGCATCGAGAGTCGTTGGATTACCGTTTGGACATGTGGCGATTGCCCAAGTAGCTACGAACAAGACCTGGATGATCACCGCTTTGGAGAAGAATTGGATCCCTCCTATCAACGGTTCACAATATTAAAAGGTTTAAATTCGATTGACTAGCTAATTCAAAGATGCTTTTTGGTTGATTTTGATTGAAATTGATTGACACAATCTTTTtccaattccaagttttaaaCCTCTTGACGTGAATCATGGCCAATTCTTTGTTCTTGAACAGTGCAGATCAAAAACTGATTGAGATCAAGTTAGGCAATTGAAGCTGTTTGGGTTGTAAGAGTATCCAATTGTGGGGTTTTGTAATTTAAAATCATTATTTGATTGAGTGGGTTTAAATCATAGGGGAAAGTAATGCTAACTCTCTTCGTTCCCTATGCCCTCTCACAGGACACAGGGTCTCATGAAATGACACCTTACGTCTTGTGTGCTCTCTGATTGATATCCATGTCTGCTCCCCCATTAGAGGATGTAGGGAATAGGGAATTaccattctttctccctaaatCAGAATAAGTGTGGGGGGAGTTATATTATCAATTCTAAGTCTGTTTAGTATAAAAACTGTTGAACTGGGTCATAGTGATGTTTAACATTTCATGTTGTTCCTTTCTTAAATTAGAGGAGCAAAATTGAGTTGCACTGGTAAATCTTAGATGAAACTCATGGTCCTTTTCTTGGCTGATGTTGAGCTATACAGTTTCCACCGATATTTGTGACGGGCTGAGTCCCTTTTTTTGTTCTGGTCCTCAGGTAccagctttcttttttttcttttcttttcgctTCGGAATAGTGTAACCCTAAATCCGCCGCGGACCCACCCTTCCTCCACCCCTTGGTGAGTGCGGAACAGCTGACGCCGTCGCTCTTCCCTGGCTTTCCCCTGTGACTTCTTTATTTGTTGTTGGATTTATTGTTTCAGCTACAACTTTCCTTTCTTGACCTGCTTCCCATTTTGTGAGTTCTCATCCGCCCTTCTTAGTATTACACCAACCCTTTTTACCTGCATTTAAGAATGGACGGGAGTGATGTTATGGAGGAAGACCTCCTTGGAAATTTGTGCACTGAGGATGCTGAGGTTCTGGTTACCATTGATGAGGAAGAGCTGAATAACATTAAAGATGAGGGGAAGTATAACCCTTGTTGGAATGGTTATTGCTGTAAAAAAGCCACACCCTGATGCTGTCAAAGGGGCCTTAATGAGGGCTTGGAACCTATCGGTGGATTGAAGGTTGAAGCACAGTCACAAGGATACTTCCTTGTAAAGTTGTTCCATCGCTTTGACATTCACATTGCGCTAAACAATGGCCCTTGGGTGGTTCAAGGCCACTGGATCTCACTGAAAATGTGGTCACCAAATATTGATTGTAGGCTTGGAATCTTCTCCTTTGTGAAGACTTGGATTCAAGTCCATGAATTGCCCCTGCTTATTGGACTATTTCTATTGCTATGAAGCTCACGTCTCGAGTAGGGAAGCCCATTGAAGGAAATATCTGTGTTGGCCCCCACCCACATCAGAATTTTGTACGAATCTTGCTGTGGATAGATGTCACCAAACCCTTATGCAAAGGAGAAAAATTACAGAGGACTGTGGATGGGatgtgttttcagaaataaaattcaaaatttaaaggCTGGATACATTCTGTTACTATTGTGGTAAGTTGGGGCACTCTTATGTGAATTGCTTGGAATGCTTCTCATGGATTGAAAGTCATAACAATTCTTATGGGTGCGTTGGTCTGAGGAATTGTGCTGAGAGGGATGTGAGGCAATTCTCACGTACTATGCGTGCTCCTAGAGGGGGGGGTCCAGGAATAGAGAATCAAACAATGACTTCCACTATAGTGATCGTAGTGGACCTGGTGGTGATGGAACAAATCTTATTGGGCCATCTAGACTGATCGATGTGGTTCCTACAAACGCTGCTGCCTTTTCCATCCACCAACCCTAGACTGAAGCTCCTCTTCTTGCTAGGTCAAGAGTGATTGAGCCCATGGATGCGAGACTGGAGATCCACCTTG
This window harbors:
- the LOC122068198 gene encoding F-box/kelch-repeat protein At3g06240-like, whose amino-acid sequence is MVKNSEKIRQEEEAMPNKNLPEVLIMDILSRLPVKSLLRFRCVSKPRCALITDPPFIKMHLSQSLAKAAAVELDHPLKSPDYGTEVPGSCNGLLCINTEHEENIYLWNPSTRWHQKLPFLPLIGSSTTAQLAYGFGYEPITNDYKLVRILQRYPQSYHNKNYSEDDWSSEVRVYSLSTNSWIRIGVTYFHRIQHRFGVLANSVLHWIGNSELVVHTTSNSIVSFDLKDEKYREVPLPDFSEDIFHMTMGFLVGFLGGQLCVICNFSIHDEIWVMKDYNVRGFWEMQGERASADFKHIRIAQSRVSIDQ